In a genomic window of Vicia villosa cultivar HV-30 ecotype Madison, WI unplaced genomic scaffold, Vvil1.0 ctg.000747F_1_1, whole genome shotgun sequence:
- the LOC131630912 gene encoding probable WRKY transcription factor 50 produces MTERNPIAANSSSPDSDFSNQQWSFELSDYMCFDDIDWQQVDPTTYNQSFVYQANGVAGGSSNVEGSSSYTRDTNTRMSGTALTQGTYWKSEVKERVAFKTMTEIEILDDGYRWRKYGKKMVKNSPNPRNYYRCSVEGCPVKKRVEKDKDDSRYVITTYEGMHTHPTSS; encoded by the exons ATGACAGAGAGAAACCCAATAGCAGCAAATTCATCATCACCTGACAGTGATTTTAGCAACCAGCAATGGTCTTTTGAACTATCTGACTACATGTGTTTCGATGACATTGATTGGCAACAAGTTGATCCTACCACTTATAATCAGTCTTTTGTTTATCAAGCCAACGGAGTAGCCGGTGGTAGCAGCAACGTTGAGGGGTCTTCTAGTTATACCA GGGATACAAATACTAGAATGAGTGGAACAGCCCTAACCCAAGGTACATATTGGAAGAGTGAAGTGAAGGAGAGAGTTGCATTCAAAACAATGACAGAGATTGAGATACTTGACGATGGTTACAGATGGAGGAAGTATGGAAAGAAAATGGTCAAGAACAGCCCTAATCCAAG GAATTATTATAGGTGTTCAGTGGAGGGATGTCCGGTGAAAAAGAGAGTTGAGAAAGATAAGGATGATTCGAGATATGTGATCACAACCTATGAAGGCATGCACACGCACCCAACTTCTTCATAG